A section of the Triticum dicoccoides isolate Atlit2015 ecotype Zavitan chromosome 7A, WEW_v2.0, whole genome shotgun sequence genome encodes:
- the LOC119330701 gene encoding probable glycosyltransferase At5g25310, with protein sequence MAARLLAVALSAAILLVAVGGRGVFPVSGAGRPSVERELDAARAAIRRAARRHGNNASSAAGTWFRGDDVDYALLARVYRNPAAFHRSYVEMERRFKVYVYEEGEPPLLHLGLCKDIYTIEGRFIEQLELLAPPASGVRTWDADRAHAFFLPFSVVQMVELAYRPLSYDRAPLLSLVGDYVRVVASRHPFWNRSAGADHFMLSCHDWAPDVSKGDPELYANGIRALCNANTSEGFRPGKDVSIPEINLYTGDTPRQLLGPSPGLSARPYLAFFAGGQHGHIRELLLRHWKGRDPATFPVYEYDLPSATGNSSSHKRRGRDRQSDYFAYMHRSRFCLCPSGHEVASPRVVEAIHAGCIPVLVTDGYAPPFADVLRWESFSVSVPVADIPRLKEVLERIPTAEVERLREGVRLVKRHFTLRQPPERLDMFHMILHSVWLRRLNFRLDH encoded by the exons ATGGCTGCGCGCTTGCTTGCGGTCGCGCTCTCGGCCGCCATCCTCTTGGTCGCGGTCGGCGGCCGcggcgtcttccccgtctccggcgcgGGGAGGCCGAGCGTGGAGCGTGAGCTCGACGCGGCGCGAGCAGCCATACGGCGCGCGGCGCGGCGCCATGGCAACAACGCCAGCTCCGCGGCGGGCACGTGGTTCCGCGGCGACGACGTGGACTATGCTCTCCTCGCGAGGGTCTACCGCAACCCGGCAGCCTTCCACCG GAGCTACGTGGAGATGGAGAGGCGGTTCAAGGTATACGTGTACGAGGAGGGGGAGCCGCCGCTCCTGCACCTGGGGCTCTGCAAGGACATCTACACCATCGAGGGCCGCTTCATCGAGCAGCTCGAGCTCCTGGCGCCGCCGGCGTCCGGCGTCCGGACGTGGGACGCCGACCGCgcgcacgccttcttcctccccttcaGCGTCGTCCAGATGGTGGAGCTCGCGTACCGGCCCCTCTCCTACGACCGCGCCCCGCTCCTCTCCCTCGTCGGCGACTACGTCCGCGTCGTCGCCTCCCGCCACCCCTTCTGGAACCGCTCCGCCGGCGCCGACCACTTCATGCTCTCCTGCCACGACTGG GCTCCTGACGTGTCCAAGGGGGACCCGGAGCTGTACGCcaacggcatccgcgcgctctgcaacGCCAACACGTCCGAGGGGTTCCGGCCGGGGAAGGACGTGAGCATCCCGGAGATCAACCTCTACACCGGCGACACGCCGCGGCAGCTCCTGGGGCCCTCGCCGGGGCTGTCGGCGAGGCCCTACCTGGCCTTCTTCGCCGGCGGGCAGCATGGCCACATCCGCGAACTCCTGCTCCGCCACTGGAAGGGCCGCGACCCGGCCACCTTCCCCGTGTACGAGTACGACCTCCCCTCCGCCACCGGCAACAGCAGCAGCCACAAACGGCGAGGCCGCGACCGGCAGAGCGACTACTTCGCCTACATGCACCGCTCCCGATTCTGCCTGTGCCCCAGCGGGCACGAGGTGGCGAGCCCGCGCGTGGTGGAGGCCATCCACGCCGGCTGCATCCCCGTGCTGGTGACGGACGGCTACGCGCCGCCATTCGCCGACGTGCTGCGGTGGGAGTCCTTCTCGGTGTCCGTGCCCGTCGCCGACATCCCCAGGCTGAAGGAGGTGCTGGAGAGGATACCGACGGCGGAGGTGGAGCGGCTCCGGGAAGGGGTGCGGCTGGTGAAGCGGCACTTCACGCTGCGGCAGCCGCCGGAGAGGCTCGACATGTTCCACATGATCCTGCACTCCGTCTGGCTCAGGAGGCTCAACTTCAGACTCGACCACTAG